One Actinomadura viridis genomic region harbors:
- a CDS encoding CHAP domain-containing protein — protein MAWTRLARNGGAVALATTVVLTVTPSAALAATGTVRTSGPALTVRSGPGTGYTSAGSVANGASVTITCQTRGTTVTGTYGTSSVWDKISSPAGYVSDAYVYTGSDGTVAPPCIQTITNDYPYKTDSWSQADPWLFYKRECVSWAAWRIRQRLGVDFTNSYRGVHWGNANNWDNAARSAGVRVDGTPKVGSIAQWNAGTYGHVAYVARVNSDGTVLLEEYNKGGTHNYQTRTVTKGSVENYLHF, from the coding sequence ATGGCTTGGACCAGACTGGCCCGCAACGGCGGCGCGGTGGCGCTCGCGACCACCGTCGTCCTGACGGTCACCCCCTCGGCGGCACTCGCCGCCACGGGCACCGTCCGGACCAGCGGGCCCGCCCTGACCGTACGCTCCGGCCCCGGCACCGGATACACCTCGGCCGGGAGCGTGGCGAACGGCGCGTCCGTCACGATCACCTGCCAGACCAGGGGCACCACGGTCACCGGGACCTACGGCACCAGCAGCGTCTGGGACAAGATCAGCAGTCCCGCCGGCTACGTGTCCGACGCCTACGTCTACACCGGCTCCGACGGCACGGTGGCCCCGCCCTGCATCCAGACGATCACCAACGACTACCCGTACAAGACGGACTCGTGGAGCCAGGCCGACCCCTGGCTGTTCTACAAGCGCGAATGCGTGTCGTGGGCGGCCTGGCGGATCCGGCAGCGGCTCGGCGTGGACTTCACCAACTCCTACCGCGGCGTCCACTGGGGCAACGCCAACAACTGGGACAACGCCGCCCGTTCCGCCGGAGTCCGGGTCGACGGCACCCCCAAGGTGGGGTCCATCGCCCAGTGGAACGCCGGAACGTACGGGCACGTCGCGTACGTCGCCCGCGTCAACAGCGACGGCACCGTCCTGCTGGAGGAGTACAACAAGGGCGGCACGCACAACTACCAGACCCGCACCGTCACGAAGGGGAGCGTGGAGAACTACCTCCACTTCTGA
- a CDS encoding TIGR01458 family HAD-type hydrolase — protein MRAVLLDLEGTLYAQGAPVAGAAEAVGALRSRGLALRFLTNTDSKPGARIVEELAGFGLDIPLEELFTPVVAAKALFTSGSRVYLMVAEALTDEFAGVAAEPPYTHVLVGDCRETLDYALLDGAFRALRGGAELVALQRGRYFKRADGDHLDTGAVVAALEYAAGCTARVVGKPSPDFFRLAARSAGVDVAECVVVGDDVTTDVAGGRAAGAVTVRVRTGKYADQRAEGLAGAADHTVDSVADLPDLIRSGGSSPRSPS, from the coding sequence ATGCGGGCCGTGTTGCTTGATCTTGAAGGGACGCTGTACGCCCAGGGCGCGCCGGTCGCCGGGGCGGCCGAGGCCGTCGGGGCCCTGCGTTCACGAGGGTTGGCCCTGCGGTTCCTGACCAACACCGACTCCAAGCCCGGTGCGCGGATCGTCGAGGAACTGGCCGGGTTCGGGCTGGACATCCCGTTGGAGGAGCTGTTCACACCGGTGGTGGCGGCCAAGGCGCTGTTCACGTCCGGCAGCCGGGTGTACCTCATGGTCGCGGAGGCGCTGACGGACGAGTTCGCCGGCGTCGCCGCCGAGCCCCCGTACACCCACGTGCTGGTCGGGGACTGCCGTGAGACGCTCGACTACGCCCTGCTGGACGGCGCGTTCCGCGCGCTGCGGGGCGGCGCGGAGCTGGTGGCGTTGCAGCGTGGCCGGTACTTCAAGCGCGCCGACGGCGACCACCTGGACACGGGCGCGGTCGTGGCGGCGCTGGAGTACGCGGCCGGGTGCACGGCGCGGGTCGTCGGCAAACCCTCGCCCGACTTCTTCCGCCTGGCCGCCCGCAGTGCCGGGGTGGACGTCGCCGAGTGCGTGGTCGTCGGCGACGACGTGACCACCGATGTCGCGGGGGGCCGGGCCGCCGGGGCGGTGACCGTGCGGGTGCGGACGGGGAAGTACGCCGACCAGCGCGCCGAGGGCCTGGCCGGCGCGGCCGACCACACCGTGGACTCGGTCGCCGACCTCCCGGACCTGATCAGAAGTGGAGGTAGTTCTCCACGCTCCCCTTCGTGA
- a CDS encoding MFS transporter: MRAEPSSHAGWREWAGFAVLALPTMLLGLDVTALYLVVPSLAADLRPTATETLWIMDTYGFLIAGFLITMGTLGDRIGRRRLLMIGMAAFGAASILAAFAPSALWLITARALLGVAGATLMPSTLSLIFNMFTDARQRALAIGAWATMFALGMAAGPVVGGALAAGFWWGAAFLIAVPVSVFVLAAAPSLLPEFRTDAGRPDLLSVGLSLAAILPIIYAIKHVAAHGIDVQASATVLLGGGSAVAFVRRQLRLKEPLLDMRLFTSRAFSAALTVLLIGLVGFGGMMFLITQHLQLVEGLSPTAAGLWTGPPALAMLIGGIGAPLIATRIPPGVVMASALALSLIGYAALAFTGTDGKPSVVAGFAFLYLSLGVIAALGTDIVVGAAPPERSGSAAALSETVQELGVAVGVALLGSLTTATYRTAIEARPALPRSVAEPYDDSLSGATSVADQLPAGALRHAQEAFTSGLNTAAIAAGIAIAGASVVCFRTLRHVRPIADAPTEAEPIASARVGGDDR, translated from the coding sequence ATGAGGGCGGAACCGTCGTCACATGCCGGGTGGCGGGAGTGGGCCGGCTTCGCGGTGCTGGCGTTGCCGACCATGCTGTTGGGGCTCGATGTGACGGCGCTGTACCTCGTCGTTCCGAGCCTGGCCGCGGACCTGCGTCCCACCGCGACGGAGACGTTGTGGATCATGGACACCTACGGATTCCTCATCGCGGGGTTCCTGATCACCATGGGAACGTTGGGCGACCGGATCGGACGCCGGCGCCTGCTGATGATCGGCATGGCCGCGTTCGGCGCGGCCTCGATACTCGCGGCGTTCGCCCCCAGCGCGCTCTGGCTGATCACGGCGCGGGCGCTGCTGGGAGTGGCCGGAGCGACGCTGATGCCGTCCACGTTGTCCCTGATCTTCAACATGTTCACCGACGCCCGGCAGCGGGCGCTGGCGATCGGCGCATGGGCCACGATGTTCGCGCTTGGAATGGCGGCCGGACCGGTCGTGGGCGGTGCCCTGGCCGCCGGCTTCTGGTGGGGTGCCGCCTTCCTGATCGCGGTACCCGTCAGCGTGTTCGTGCTGGCCGCCGCGCCCTCGCTGCTGCCGGAGTTCCGCACCGACGCCGGTCGACCCGATCTGTTGAGCGTCGGCCTGTCCCTGGCGGCGATACTTCCGATCATCTATGCGATCAAGCATGTCGCCGCCCATGGCATCGACGTCCAGGCATCGGCCACCGTCCTTCTCGGTGGCGGCTCGGCGGTCGCGTTCGTCCGCCGCCAGCTGCGTCTGAAAGAGCCGCTGCTGGACATGAGACTCTTCACCAGCCGGGCCTTCTCCGCCGCCCTGACGGTGTTGCTGATCGGTCTGGTCGGTTTCGGCGGAATGATGTTCCTGATCACACAGCACCTGCAACTCGTCGAGGGCCTCTCGCCCACGGCGGCCGGCCTGTGGACGGGGCCACCGGCACTGGCCATGCTGATCGGGGGCATCGGTGCGCCTCTCATCGCCACTCGCATCCCCCCGGGGGTCGTCATGGCCTCCGCCCTCGCGCTGTCCCTCATCGGATATGCCGCCCTCGCCTTCACCGGGACCGACGGCAAGCCGAGTGTGGTCGCCGGATTCGCGTTCCTCTATCTCAGCCTCGGGGTCATCGCCGCACTTGGCACCGACATCGTCGTAGGCGCGGCACCGCCGGAGAGGTCCGGGTCAGCCGCCGCGCTGTCGGAGACCGTTCAAGAACTTGGGGTCGCGGTCGGGGTCGCGCTCCTGGGCAGCCTCACTACGGCGACCTACCGGACGGCGATCGAGGCTCGGCCCGCACTGCCCCGGTCCGTGGCCGAGCCCTACGACGACAGCCTGTCCGGCGCGACATCGGTGGCGGACCAGCTGCCGGCCGGGGCTCTCCGACACGCGCAGGAGGCATTCACCAGCGGACTCAACACCGCCGCGATCGCCGCGGGTATCGCGATCGCTGGAGCATCGGTCGTCTGCTTCAGGACGCTGCGCCACGTCCGCCCGATCGCCGACGCCCCCACCGAGGCGGAGCCGATAGCCTCGGCTCGCGTGGGCGGCGATGATCGGTGA
- a CDS encoding alpha/beta fold hydrolase — MTDFVTSADGTRIAFDRLGEGPPVVLVSGMFCHRESTRALAERLAHRFTVVNYDRRGRGESGDTAPYDVAREIEDLGALIAAVGGRAAVYGHSSGAALALNATAAGLPVPRLVLHEPPYGGDGEEEKRSARELARNVLAAIAEDRRSDAIKVFMTASGMPPEMAEGPAADPGMLAVASTMAYDFAVMGNADTGGTIPEHLVRAVGVPTLMIAGGASPGFFRETAVRIARLLPDGRYTELEGQDHGAPAEAVEPVVAEFLAG, encoded by the coding sequence ATGACCGACTTCGTGACCTCGGCGGACGGGACCCGGATCGCCTTCGACCGCCTGGGCGAGGGCCCGCCGGTCGTCTTGGTGAGCGGCATGTTCTGCCACCGGGAGTCCACGCGGGCACTGGCCGAACGGCTCGCGCACCGGTTCACCGTGGTCAACTACGACCGCCGCGGCCGGGGCGAGAGCGGTGACACCGCGCCGTACGACGTCGCCCGGGAGATCGAGGACCTCGGGGCGCTGATCGCCGCGGTCGGGGGGCGGGCGGCGGTGTACGGCCATTCCTCGGGTGCGGCGCTCGCCCTGAACGCGACCGCCGCCGGACTGCCCGTCCCCCGGCTCGTCCTGCACGAGCCGCCGTACGGGGGCGACGGCGAGGAGGAGAAGCGGAGTGCGCGGGAGCTCGCGCGGAACGTCCTGGCGGCCATCGCCGAGGACCGCCGCAGCGACGCGATCAAGGTCTTCATGACGGCCTCGGGCATGCCGCCGGAGATGGCCGAGGGGCCGGCCGCCGATCCGGGGATGCTGGCCGTGGCCTCCACGATGGCGTACGACTTCGCGGTCATGGGGAACGCTGACACGGGCGGAACGATCCCGGAACACCTCGTCCGGGCCGTCGGCGTCCCGACCCTGATGATCGCCGGCGGGGCCAGCCCCGGATTCTTCCGCGAGACCGCCGTACGGATCGCGCGGCTCCTGCCGGACGGCCGGTACACCGAGCTGGAAGGGCAGGACCACGGCGCGCCCGCCGAGGCGGTGGAGCCGGTGGTGGCGGAGTTCCTGGCCGGCTGA
- a CDS encoding STM4015 family protein, producing the protein MRHGLFAGLPIKEILHHPVDEFLELDYQRELRDFVLAQDLDTETEAEIRRFAERLRALAHETAPARGVAWRIAADEETPFEAVYERFLHMVDTYQVTALVIGYWGALHEKDKPDPVKLLLDAAHLMPRLEALFLGDVGGDEQELSWVHLPDVTPLLEAFPRLERLDVRGGSLTLRPVANRGLKTLRIECGGLPAHVVRAVAASDLPGLEHLDLWLGVGHYGGDATVADLEPILAGARLPALRHLGLEDSEIQDEIAAALAGAPVVARLESLSLAMGVLSDDGAAALLSGQPLTHLKKLDLHHHYVSDVMAERMRAALPGVSVDLSEPVHLYEGYAPYVAVSE; encoded by the coding sequence ATGCGCCACGGCCTCTTCGCCGGCCTGCCGATCAAAGAGATCCTGCACCACCCCGTGGACGAGTTCCTGGAGCTCGACTACCAGCGCGAGCTGCGCGACTTCGTCCTCGCCCAGGATCTCGACACGGAGACCGAGGCGGAGATCCGCCGTTTCGCCGAACGCCTGCGCGCGCTCGCCCACGAGACGGCCCCGGCCCGGGGCGTCGCCTGGCGGATCGCCGCGGACGAGGAGACGCCGTTCGAGGCCGTCTACGAACGGTTCCTGCACATGGTCGACACCTACCAGGTGACGGCCCTGGTCATCGGGTACTGGGGGGCGCTCCACGAGAAGGACAAGCCGGACCCGGTGAAGCTGCTGCTCGACGCGGCGCACCTGATGCCGCGGCTGGAGGCGCTGTTCCTCGGCGACGTGGGCGGGGACGAGCAGGAGCTGTCCTGGGTCCACCTGCCCGACGTCACCCCCCTGCTGGAGGCGTTCCCCCGGCTGGAGCGGCTCGACGTCCGCGGCGGCTCGCTGACGCTGCGTCCGGTGGCGAACCGCGGGCTGAAGACGTTGCGCATCGAGTGCGGCGGGCTGCCCGCGCACGTGGTCCGGGCCGTCGCCGCGAGCGACCTGCCCGGCCTGGAGCACCTGGACCTGTGGCTCGGGGTCGGGCACTACGGCGGCGACGCCACCGTCGCCGACCTGGAGCCCATCCTGGCCGGCGCGCGGCTGCCCGCGCTGCGGCACCTCGGCCTGGAGGACAGCGAGATCCAGGACGAGATCGCCGCCGCGCTGGCGGGCGCGCCCGTCGTGGCCCGGCTGGAGTCGCTGAGCCTGGCCATGGGGGTGCTGTCCGACGACGGCGCCGCGGCGCTGCTCTCCGGCCAGCCGCTCACCCATCTCAAGAAGCTCGACCTGCACCACCACTACGTCAGCGACGTCATGGCCGAGCGAATGCGCGCCGCGCTCCCCGGCGTCTCGGTCGATCTCTCCGAACCGGTCCACCTGTACGAGGGATACGCCCCCTACGTCGCCGTTTCCGAATGA
- a CDS encoding MFS transporter produces the protein MLAALRQRRFALLWSGQSLSAVGNRMFPVILAVVVLDRHSGAMALGLVLAVQSVAMVAGTALAAAVVDRCSRRALMLGADLVRALGVAALAHGPDAAVLPLVVAIAMAEGLFQPAYAALVPRVLPAEHLQAGNSLTSLSQYAALITGPSLAGAVIAAAGTTPALWIDVATFAGSLATLLLIHETPPAQAAPAAPPTRAASGAPRRPWSAGQAAADVAEAAREVANRPWLAASMGASTLVMAFAVAPMILLAPIVADARLGGPRAYGAAFTALGAGAILGALIASRIRTRRPGLPAVAGLLAIAGALLSLAVLPLPGVLVLWGVAGAGITVFEVLWTTAVQRDVPDGVLGRVMALDWLGSETLTPLGYLLAGAAVTSYGTGPPLLAAACAVVLAAPLPLLVRGGAAFTNRPRAPSAPATGPLTGRVR, from the coding sequence ATGCTGGCAGCCCTCAGGCAGAGGCGTTTCGCGCTCCTGTGGAGCGGGCAGTCGCTCAGCGCGGTCGGGAACCGGATGTTCCCCGTCATCCTGGCCGTCGTCGTCCTGGACCGGCACTCCGGCGCCATGGCCCTGGGCCTGGTCCTGGCGGTCCAGAGCGTCGCCATGGTGGCCGGGACGGCTCTGGCCGCGGCCGTCGTCGACCGCTGCTCCCGCCGCGCCCTCATGCTCGGCGCCGACCTCGTCCGCGCCCTCGGCGTGGCCGCCCTCGCCCACGGCCCCGACGCCGCCGTGCTCCCCCTCGTCGTCGCGATCGCCATGGCCGAGGGCCTGTTCCAGCCCGCGTACGCCGCGCTCGTCCCGCGCGTCCTGCCCGCCGAGCACCTCCAGGCGGGCAACTCCCTGACCTCCCTCTCCCAGTACGCCGCGCTGATCACCGGCCCGTCCCTCGCGGGCGCGGTCATCGCCGCGGCGGGCACCACCCCGGCCCTCTGGATCGACGTGGCGACCTTCGCGGGCAGCCTCGCCACGCTCCTCCTCATCCACGAGACGCCCCCGGCCCAGGCCGCGCCCGCCGCCCCGCCGACGCGCGCCGCCTCGGGCGCGCCCCGGCGCCCCTGGTCGGCCGGGCAGGCCGCCGCCGACGTCGCCGAGGCCGCGCGCGAGGTGGCGAACCGGCCCTGGCTGGCGGCGTCCATGGGGGCGTCCACGCTGGTCATGGCCTTCGCCGTGGCGCCGATGATCCTCCTGGCGCCGATCGTGGCCGACGCCCGGCTCGGCGGGCCCCGCGCGTACGGTGCCGCCTTCACCGCGCTGGGCGCCGGCGCGATCCTCGGCGCCCTGATCGCGTCGAGGATCCGGACCCGCCGCCCCGGGTTGCCCGCCGTGGCGGGCCTGCTGGCCATCGCCGGTGCGCTGCTGTCCCTGGCGGTCCTGCCCCTGCCGGGCGTGCTGGTGCTGTGGGGCGTCGCCGGCGCGGGCATCACGGTCTTCGAGGTGCTGTGGACGACCGCCGTCCAGCGGGACGTGCCGGACGGCGTCCTCGGCCGCGTCATGGCCCTCGACTGGCTCGGCAGCGAGACCCTCACACCGCTCGGCTACCTGCTCGCGGGCGCCGCGGTCACCTCGTACGGCACCGGCCCCCCGCTGCTCGCCGCCGCCTGCGCGGTCGTGCTCGCGGCACCGCTGCCCCTCCTGGTACGGGGCGGCGCCGCGTTCACGAACCGCCCGCGCGCCCCGTCCGCACCCGCGACCGGCCCCCTGACCGGACGGGTGCGATGA
- a CDS encoding TetR/AcrR family transcriptional regulator: MADEHDTVDGRKLRGQRRRAQIIEATLTVVRRDGAAGVTHRSVAKEAGITTSLTLYYFATLDDLLVAALTSVTDTYTRRIRQLIDGEDDPLDGLARLIAESGGPGRERALAERELSTLAARRPALRPAARGWRDKVAELARTQTADPDAIEAFVALCDGLCAAILLDDNDADPDHIRAVLSKALLGTGH, from the coding sequence ATGGCGGATGAGCACGACACGGTCGATGGGCGCAAACTGCGCGGTCAACGCCGCAGAGCCCAGATCATCGAGGCAACGCTCACGGTCGTCCGCCGCGACGGGGCCGCCGGCGTGACCCATCGGTCCGTCGCCAAGGAGGCGGGGATCACCACCAGCCTGACCCTCTACTACTTCGCCACACTCGACGACTTGCTGGTCGCCGCCTTGACCAGCGTCACCGACACCTACACCCGCCGCATCCGCCAGCTCATCGATGGCGAGGACGACCCTCTCGACGGGCTCGCCCGGCTCATCGCCGAATCGGGGGGACCGGGCCGCGAGCGCGCACTCGCCGAACGTGAGCTGTCGACCCTGGCGGCTCGCCGTCCCGCCCTTCGCCCCGCGGCGCGAGGCTGGCGCGACAAGGTCGCCGAACTCGCCCGAACACAGACGGCAGACCCGGATGCCATCGAAGCCTTCGTCGCACTTTGCGACGGGCTGTGTGCGGCGATCCTCCTCGACGACAACGATGCCGACCCAGACCACATCCGCGCAGTCCTCAGCAAAGCGCTACTAGGAACCGGCCACTAG
- a CDS encoding UTRA domain-containing protein: MDLRTIRDISAIADPIERARAITRAMTEQQGITEEAARLRRSAIAEAREAGHTLEEIAKALGVTPGRVSQMRKGPMAKSPAPPNSQRPPVIVQRALPTDPATRGSVSLFLVEAERQGITPGRTMLYVGLEEAAEHVAACLRVEPGDQVIARRKMMTANEVPVRIATSFFRDDLFGKSRIAEPEFVKPSLQSAIQALGYTFGHAEETLTARPATRFEADTLELDPGEWVVQVLRASYSSEGTPVHVLETICSANRHIFTIGQVGGLDEF; this comes from the coding sequence GTGGATTTGAGGACAATTCGCGACATCTCTGCCATCGCGGACCCAATTGAACGGGCACGGGCGATCACCCGCGCCATGACGGAGCAGCAGGGAATCACCGAAGAGGCCGCACGTCTCCGCCGAAGCGCGATCGCCGAGGCGAGGGAAGCGGGGCACACACTGGAAGAGATCGCCAAGGCCCTCGGCGTCACCCCTGGACGTGTCTCCCAGATGCGTAAGGGCCCCATGGCCAAGTCTCCGGCACCACCGAACAGCCAGCGTCCGCCGGTGATCGTGCAGCGGGCCTTGCCCACGGACCCGGCCACCCGTGGTTCGGTCTCGCTGTTCCTCGTGGAGGCCGAGCGCCAGGGGATCACGCCCGGCCGCACGATGCTGTACGTGGGCCTGGAAGAGGCCGCCGAACACGTCGCGGCCTGCCTGCGCGTCGAGCCTGGTGATCAGGTCATCGCCCGGCGCAAGATGATGACCGCCAACGAGGTGCCCGTCCGGATCGCCACCTCATTCTTCCGCGACGATCTTTTCGGCAAGAGCCGCATCGCCGAACCGGAATTCGTCAAGCCGTCGTTGCAGTCGGCGATTCAGGCACTCGGCTACACCTTCGGGCATGCGGAGGAGACGCTGACCGCCCGGCCCGCGACACGGTTCGAGGCCGACACGCTCGAACTCGACCCGGGCGAGTGGGTCGTCCAGGTGCTTCGTGCGTCGTACTCCAGCGAGGGGACGCCCGTCCACGTCCTCGAGACGATCTGCTCGGCCAACCGCCACATCTTCACCATCGGGCAGGTCGGCGGGCTGGACGAGTTCTGA
- a CDS encoding GNAT family N-acetyltransferase produces the protein MDNDVSSDLTLRDIPEAELDRMLDLAYMAFHANLSESRRALHRDMLSRTERIGVYDGGALVGVLATYPFTFSVPGGRLPCPGLTYVCVAPTHRRRGVLTRLMDEELRRCAAGGRPLAALWASESAIYGRYGFGAATEGVTLEIDSRQPLRLRIEPDERPLRLVDREEAPALLGPFHDSMLAERAGSPERTPEWWRDKVLAVEGEDASMSPPRVVVLGDPVAGYVVYRTRAGEDGPGLVQVDDLRAGTPAVAAALWRYLSGIDLTARVRAVNRPADDPLLLFAADRDQVRVTEQFPALWMRLIDVRAALEGRSWAAPADLVLDVRDDRLPANAGRHRLTVSDGKCGYRGTDDPADLTLEVRDLAAAYLGGTRVSDLVRAGLVTEHTPGAAAALDAALATERLPHVADDF, from the coding sequence GTGGACAACGACGTCTCCTCCGACCTGACTCTCCGTGACATCCCCGAGGCCGAGCTCGACCGCATGCTCGACCTGGCGTACATGGCGTTCCACGCCAACCTGTCAGAGAGCAGGCGCGCGCTTCACCGGGACATGCTGAGCAGGACCGAGCGCATCGGCGTCTACGACGGCGGCGCGCTCGTCGGCGTTCTCGCCACCTACCCGTTCACCTTCTCGGTTCCCGGTGGCCGCCTGCCCTGCCCGGGGCTGACGTACGTGTGCGTGGCGCCCACCCACCGGCGGCGCGGCGTGCTCACCCGGCTGATGGACGAGGAGCTGCGCCGGTGCGCGGCCGGCGGCCGTCCGCTGGCCGCCCTGTGGGCCTCCGAATCGGCGATCTACGGGCGGTACGGATTCGGCGCCGCGACCGAGGGCGTCACCCTGGAGATCGACTCGCGGCAGCCGCTCCGGCTGCGGATCGAGCCCGACGAGAGGCCGTTGCGCCTGGTCGACCGGGAGGAGGCGCCCGCCCTTCTCGGCCCCTTCCACGACTCCATGCTCGCGGAACGGGCCGGGAGCCCGGAACGCACCCCGGAATGGTGGCGGGACAAGGTGCTGGCCGTGGAGGGCGAGGACGCCTCCATGTCCCCGCCGCGCGTGGTCGTCCTCGGCGACCCCGTGGCCGGGTACGTGGTCTACCGCACCCGGGCCGGGGAGGACGGGCCGGGACTGGTCCAGGTGGACGACCTGCGGGCCGGGACGCCCGCCGTCGCCGCCGCGCTGTGGCGGTACCTGAGCGGCATCGACCTGACCGCGCGGGTACGGGCCGTGAACCGTCCCGCCGACGACCCGCTGCTGCTCTTCGCCGCCGACCGCGACCAGGTCCGCGTCACCGAGCAGTTCCCGGCCCTGTGGATGCGCCTGATCGACGTGCGCGCCGCGCTGGAGGGACGGTCCTGGGCTGCGCCCGCCGACCTGGTCCTGGACGTGCGGGACGACCGGCTGCCCGCCAACGCCGGGCGCCACCGGCTCACCGTGTCCGATGGAAAGTGCGGCTACCGGGGCACCGACGACCCAGCCGACCTCACCCTGGAGGTGCGCGACCTCGCCGCCGCCTATCTGGGCGGCACGCGGGTCTCGGACCTGGTGCGCGCGGGTCTGGTCACCGAGCACACGCCGGGAGCGGCTGCGGCGCTGGACGCCGCGCTGGCCACGGAACGCCTCCCGCACGTCGCGGACGACTTCTAA
- a CDS encoding RiPP maturation radical SAM C-methyltransferase, with protein MDISHRETPGLNVTLVSMPWQSVELPSLPVALLKARLAEARPQDSVREYYGYLRWAEYLLAETDGEITPMICEQVSVDDVFHGVGDWIFAGALYGDPEWRVAELESYAARARGGALDLGPARRMRPLAAGFVELAAAEILAGRPDVVGLTSTFMQNLAGLAVARRIRELAPGVVIVMGGSNCDGAMGHALHRNHPFVDHVVRGEGERVFPELLARIEAGQSPEHLPGVCWWKGEDSVANEPAAGPVPPALIPRPDFDGWQRVLDASPVRRFIEPKLLLEGARGCWWGERHQCTFCGLNGSSIAFRARPAERFRADLDHLVERHRILDVITVDNIMDMGFFRDVLPGLAASGWDLRMHYEVKANLRADQVRLLAEAGVHCVQPGIESLSTRVLELMDKGTTAAINVRMLRDCESEGITASWNHLCGFPGETDADYLEIIERMPALVHLQPPGSVGRILLERFSPYFEDPGLGFAERRPHRIYGHVYDLPEEELNDLVYLFDTPPAGVSADMERRLQDAAGRWRDAYPVSTLVMRDGAEGRVLIEDRRAGWPEADHVLTGWEADAYRALERGRTAAALARLLGTGDDGVDVDVDVDVDVDGWLREQVARGLVFRDGGTHVALATRGVPVHKDAGRLGESSRWRPHV; from the coding sequence ATGGACATTTCACATCGCGAAACACCGGGTCTGAACGTGACCTTGGTATCGATGCCCTGGCAGTCGGTCGAACTGCCGTCGCTGCCGGTCGCCCTGCTGAAGGCCAGGCTCGCCGAGGCCCGGCCCCAGGATTCGGTCCGCGAATATTATGGTTACCTGCGTTGGGCGGAGTATCTGCTGGCCGAGACCGATGGCGAAATCACTCCGATGATCTGCGAACAGGTTTCGGTCGACGATGTCTTCCACGGGGTCGGTGACTGGATATTCGCGGGTGCGCTTTACGGCGACCCGGAATGGCGGGTGGCCGAGCTGGAGTCGTATGCGGCGCGGGCGCGCGGCGGCGCGCTCGACCTCGGCCCGGCCCGGCGGATGCGCCCGCTCGCCGCCGGTTTCGTCGAGCTGGCGGCGGCCGAGATCCTGGCCGGAAGGCCGGACGTGGTCGGGCTGACCTCGACGTTCATGCAGAACCTCGCCGGGCTGGCGGTGGCACGGCGGATCAGGGAGCTGGCGCCCGGCGTCGTGATCGTCATGGGCGGGAGCAACTGCGACGGCGCGATGGGGCACGCGCTGCACCGCAACCATCCGTTCGTCGACCACGTGGTGCGCGGCGAGGGCGAGCGGGTGTTCCCGGAGTTGCTGGCACGGATCGAGGCCGGGCAGTCCCCGGAGCACCTGCCCGGGGTGTGCTGGTGGAAGGGGGAGGACTCGGTCGCCAACGAACCGGCCGCCGGTCCCGTCCCGCCCGCGCTGATTCCACGGCCGGACTTCGACGGCTGGCAGCGCGTGCTGGACGCCTCGCCGGTGCGGCGGTTCATCGAGCCGAAGCTGCTGCTCGAAGGCGCCCGCGGCTGCTGGTGGGGCGAACGGCACCAGTGCACGTTCTGCGGGCTCAACGGATCGAGCATCGCGTTCCGGGCACGCCCGGCCGAGCGTTTCCGCGCCGACCTGGACCACCTGGTCGAACGGCACCGCATCCTCGACGTCATCACCGTCGACAACATCATGGACATGGGCTTCTTCCGCGACGTGCTGCCCGGCCTGGCGGCGTCCGGATGGGACCTGCGCATGCACTACGAGGTCAAGGCCAACCTGCGCGCCGACCAGGTACGGCTGCTGGCCGAGGCCGGGGTGCACTGCGTCCAGCCCGGCATCGAGAGCCTCAGCACCCGCGTCCTGGAGCTGATGGACAAGGGCACCACCGCGGCCATCAACGTGCGGATGCTGCGCGACTGCGAGAGCGAGGGCATCACCGCGTCCTGGAACCACCTGTGCGGCTTCCCCGGCGAGACCGACGCGGACTACCTGGAGATCATCGAACGGATGCCCGCCCTGGTGCACCTGCAGCCGCCCGGTTCGGTCGGCCGCATCCTCCTCGAACGGTTCAGCCCGTACTTCGAGGACCCGGGCCTCGGCTTCGCCGAACGCCGCCCGCACCGGATCTACGGCCATGTCTACGACCTGCCCGAAGAGGAGCTGAACGACCTGGTCTACCTGTTCGACACCCCGCCCGCGGGCGTCTCCGCCGACATGGAACGGCGCCTCCAGGACGCGGCCGGACGGTGGCGCGACGCCTACCCCGTCTCGACCCTCGTCATGCGGGACGGCGCGGAGGGACGGGTGCTGATCGAGGACCGCAGGGCCGGGTGGCCCGAGGCCGACCACGTCCTCACCGGATGGGAGGCCGACGCCTACCGCGCCCTCGAACGCGGCCGTACGGCCGCCGCCCTCGCCAGGCTGCTCGGCACGGGCGACGACGGCGTCGACGTGGACGTGGACGTGGACGTGGACGTGGACGGCTGGCTGCGCGAGCAGGTCGCGCGCGGCCTCGTCTTCCGCGACGGCGGCACCCATGTCGCGCTGGCCACGCGGGGCGTGCCCGTGCACAAGGACGCCGGGCGGCTGGGCGAGTCCTCCCGCTGGCGGCCGCACGTATGA